The Athene noctua chromosome 23, bAthNoc1.hap1.1, whole genome shotgun sequence genome window below encodes:
- the REN gene encoding renin: MPAGHSGRVQHYLLVLALTWGANFFPSPAQALQRVTLRRMPSIRQTLQEMGVKVSDVFPELRQSRRSGLAAPRNGTAPTLLTNYLDTQYFGEISIGTPAQTFKVVFDTGSANLWVPSYKCSPLYSACVSHSRYDSSKSRTYIANGTGFAIRYGTGSVKGFLSQDIVLVSDIPIIQVFAEATALPAFPFIFARFDGVLGMGYPSQAIDGITPVFDRILSQQILKEDVFSVYYSRASKNAPLKPGGEIILGGSDPTYYTGDFHYLNISKSGYWQISMKGVSVGAEILFCKEGCSVAIDTGASYITGPAGPISVLMKAIGAAEMTEGEYVVDCDRVPQLPNISFHLGGKAYALSGSAYVLRQSQYGEDICVVAFSGLDIPPPAGPLWILGASFIGHYYTEFDRRNNRIGFATAR; this comes from the exons ATGCCGGCGGGACACAGCGGGAGGGTGCAGCACTATCTGCTGGTCTTGGCCTTGACCTGGGGTGCCAACTTCTTCCCCTCGCCAGCCCAGGCTTTGCAGAG GGTCACGCTGCGCAGGATGCCCTCCATCCGCCAGACGCTGCAGGAGATGGGGGTGAAGGTGTCCGACGTCTTCCCCGAGCTGAGGCAGAGCAGACGCAGCGGCCTGGCCGCCCCCAGAAACGGGACGGCTCCCACCCTCCTCACTAACTACTTGGAC ACCCAGTATTTCGGGGAGATCAGCATTGGTACCCCCGCGCAGACCTTCAAGGTGGTTTTTGACACGGGCTCGGCCAACCTGTGGGTGCCATCCTACAAGTGCTCCCCCCTCTACAGCGCCTGCG tTTCCCACAGCCGCTACGACTCCTCCAAGTCGCGGACGTACATAGCCAACGGCACGGGCTTTGCCATCCGCTATGGAACGGGGAGTGTCAAAGGCTTCCTCAGCCAGGACATCGTCCTG GTGTCAGACATCCCCATCATCCAGGTCTTTGCCGAGGCGACGGCgctgcctgccttccccttcATCTTTGCCAGGTTTGACGGGGTGCTGGGGATGGGCTACCCCAGCCAGGCCATCGACGGCATCACCCCCGTCTTCGACCGGATCCTCTCCCAGCAGATCCTCAAGGAGGACGTGTTCTCCGTCTACTACAGTCG AGCTTCGAA GAACGCTCCTCTGAAACCCGGGGGGGAAATAATCCTCGGAGGCAGCGACCCAACCTACTACACTGGGGACTTCCACTACCTGAACATCAGCAAGAGCGGCTACTGGCAGATCAGCATGAAAGG CGTGTCCGTAGGGGCTGAAATCCTGTTCTGCAAGGAAGGCTGCTCAGTGGCCATCGACACGGGAGCGTCCTACATCACCGGCCCAGCCGGCCCCATCTCCGTGCTGATGAAAGCCATTGGGGCAGCAGAAATGACCGAAGGAGAG TACGTGGTGGACTGTGACCGAGTCCCTCAGCTGCCCAACATCTCCTTCCACCTGGGCGGGAAGGCCTACGCACTCAGCGGCTCAGCCTACGTCCTCCGG CAATCCCAGTATGGGGAAGACATCTGCGTGGTGGCTTTCTCAGGGCTGGACATCCCACCCCCAGCTGGACCCCTCTGGATCCTGGGCGCCAGCTTCATCGGGCATTACTACACCGAATTTGACCGGCGCAACAACCGCATCGGCTTTGCCACGGCCCGCtga
- the GOLT1A gene encoding vesicle transport protein GOT1A: MVSLTDFQRIGVGLVGFGLFFILFGMLLYFDSVLLAFGNILFLSGLVFIIGFRRTFTFFFQRPKLKGTSFFMGGVLIVLMRWPLLGMLLEAYGFFTLFRSFFPVAFGFLGSLTNIPVLSKLLQKMGESSSMV, encoded by the exons ATGGTGTCTCTGACCGACTTCCAGC GGATCGGCGTGGGACTGGTCGGCTTTGGCCTCTTCTTCATCCTTTTTGGGATGCTCTTGTACTTTGACTCAGTGCTTCTGGCCTTCGGTAAT ATCCTCTTCCTCTCCGGCTTGGTCTTCATCATTGGCTTCAGGAGGACCTTCACCTTCTTCTTCCAGCGGCCAAAGCTGAAGGGCACCAGCTTCTTCATGGGAGGGGTCCTTATTGTCCTCATGCGGTGGCCGCTCCTGGGCATGCTGCTGGAGGCTTATGGCTTCTTCACCCTCTTCAG GAGTTTTTTCCCAGtggcttttgggtttttgggCTCGCTGACAAACATCCCTGTGCTGAGCAAG CTCTTGCAGAAGATGGGAGAGAGCAGCTCCATGGTGTGA